ACTTTCCAGCAAACCtttccctgcccaccccagctgTGCGAGGAAGATGCTGGAGGAAGGCAGTGTGGGTGTGCTCCCTGCCGGTGAGGAGCTGGGCTCGGGGGGACCTCTGTGCTCAGCGCTGGGTTtgctctgtccctgcctgccGTGGACCTTCCTGTCCTTGCAGCCTCCTGTGCACTCAGCCCAGCGGGCGAGGGTTCCGGGAGGAGCTCTTAAAGCTGTGGATAAGGTGGGTCAAACCCAGGAGAGGCGATCCAGGCCCGCGGCATCTCGGCGGGGAGTGCGCTGCCGCAGGGTGCCGTCCCCTCCGGGCCGGAGCGGGAAGCGGCTGCAGGCTGTGCCCGTTGGTGGGGCAGTGCCGGTAGGCAGAGCGGGCTCAGGAGGACTCTGCCAGGGAGAGAGCCCGCAGCTGCCCCTCGGGACCCCCCAGCTCAGCCTCATCCCGGCTGCTGTCTAGGGTCTCTGATTCCTCGAAGCAGCCTGAGTCCCGGGGAATGTCCCCCTTGGGCTCCGAGGGCGAAGGCTGAGCTTCAGGGCTGTCGCCTTCCTCCGGCTCGCTCGCTGCTGGGAGAGGCAGGATGTGGTGTTAGCGGGCAGcgaggctgctgctggggctgtccCGGCACGGGGGTGCCTCCCACCCGCTCCCCCCGGCTCTTACTGTCGTAATCCAGGAGGAGCTCGGCGGCCGTGAGCAGCTTGGCGCGGTGCTGGGGGTCTGTGATGTTCAGCTCGTTGAGGTGGGTCTCCCGCAGCTCCTTGAAGTCCTCCAGGGTCTGGTAGCCGTTCAGCAGCAGGGTGGAGGTGTGCTCCTGGGGCCGGAGGGCAGTGGCCGAGGGGTGAGCGGGGTGCGGCATGGCTCCCCCTGGCTCTCCCCACCTCGCCTCAGTGCTAGCCATGTGGCTCCTGCCTTGGCGCAGGTCCATGGCAGGCACTCACCCCAATATCATCCAGAAAAGCCCCGTGTggcccctgtgccccccccacccccgcagtGCTCGGGTGTGAGGTGGAGGGACCCACAGGGCTGGGGGATAGCGAAGGGCTGCCAGGGAGCAGCGGGAAGGATAGTCCTGCTGCTGGCACTCTGGGCTCATGCTGGGTGCTGCTGTCCCCGCCCCAGTCCCCATCCCTTACCTGCAGATTGATGCGCTCCAGCAGCTCGTGGAGGGTCTTGGGCTTGAGGCGCTTGCTCTTGCTGGATCCCCGGCTCTTGCGGGTGGGAGCTGTCTCCTCGGGGATGACATCCACATAGATGAATTTAAAGGAGCCCACCCTGTTGTTGAGCAGCCCAGTCCAGGTCCCCATGGGTGGCTTCTCGATGATGCCGATGATGTCCCCTTTCTGGGCCAAAGGAGATGGGGGTGGAGGCGGGCGCAGGCTCGGGGACAGCTGGGGAACAGGGGGGTCCccggccacccccccccctcccccagggcCCGCACCGCTGGCTGTCATGTGGCTCACCCGCAGCTTCAGCGAATCCTTGTCATAAGGGCTGGGTGTGAAGTCGGTGTGGACGCGGGCCCGGCCGCAGAAGGGGCCAGTGTAGGCTGGGCCGCTCTCCTCCAGCCGCAGACTGTCCTGGTTGCTGCCTCCGGGGCCGGGGCTGGAAACTTCGCTGCctgtggaggggagggaggtcAGGATGTGCCCGACTGTGGGGTGAGGGGCTGGCGTCCTGCCGGGGCCAGGCTCACCGCTGGACAGCTGGCGGCTGATGGATGGGTGCCCGtcttcctccatctccaggtAAGACAAGGGCAACTTTTCATGGCTCGGCTCCTCCATGCtgctggctggggacagggggcATGGGGATCCCTCCTCCTCCACGTCTCCCTGCTGGGGAGACCAGGGTCAGGCCAAGGGAGGGGGAGCTACCCCTGCCTGCCCAGGccccccccctcaccttcccctcGGCTAGTGCTTTCACGGCCATCCTGCCCATCTTGCGGTTCATGGTGCGGGAGATGGCAGCCCGCCACCTCTTGCTCAGCTTCATCCCGCTGCTCCGTGCAGCATCATCAGGGCCGGTGCTGCTGGACTCATCCTCGGGGATctggcagagggatggggagTGAAGGCAgagcccccccacaccccaggcAAACCTCAACTGGATCACACAGGGCTGCAAGACTCCTTGGGGAGTAAGACCCCAAATCCTGCCAGTGCTGGAGCCCCTggggctgccccacagcaggTGCATCACCAGTAGGAGCTTGGGGCAACAGGCTCTGAAAAGGGCTGTGCCCTGTGGGAAGGTGGTTCCGGGGGAGTTGCACATGGCAGTGGGTGCTGCCaccccgggggaggcgggggctgGGCACTCACGTTCTCCTCCAGGTTGAATTCCTTCTCGCTCGGTGCAGGGGAGCTGACTTTGGATTTGGCGAAGTCCTTGAAGCTGCTGGAGCGctggagggagagctgggggagacAGAAAGATGTGAGGGCTTCTCCCTGTGCCCCCCTGTCCCCGGTCCCACCCTCTCCACCGGCTGCTGGGCCCCTTGGCGagccagagcagccccagggtgATGACAGTCCACTGTGAGCAGGCAGGatggtgctgtgctgctgttgtgGCACGTGGGCTGGGCAGTTGCTGGGAAAACAACATGGGGGGGATCTGCAAGGCAGCTGCTTCCCTCAGCACCCAAACGTGGGCATGCTGTGCCAGGTCAACCCCTGAGCCAGGGATTTTGGGAAGGAGAGCAGAGTGGAACCTGCCTTGTGCTGTCCTACTCCTGCGGTGGCCGTGCCATGTGTcagtccctcccttccctgcatgTCTGACAGCTAAAGGCTGTTTTCAGTAGCTGAGAGCACGAGTGCTGCCATGCCCATGTCACTGCCCTCATGTTCAGCTCCAGGCCCAGAAGTTGCCCACGTTTTGTGCCTGTGTGTCATCCCACAGCCCGGGGAGCACCTCCACTGCCAGCAAGCTCAGTCCTGCCTTTGTGCCAAAGCCACCAAAGTGGATTTTGGATCTCAGTCCTGGTGCAGTCCTCCATCACTGCCACTTCCAGTGTTCCCTGTgcccctgctgcctgcttccctggctctcctttcctcctttctgtgtCCCACATGGGAAGGGGTTCCCCGTGCTGGGAGCACTCTCAGTGCCAGCCAACTGGGGTCCCTGCACGACCTCGTGGTCCCAGGTCTCCCTCATTGCTGGCTGtccagcaccagccctgccatgggagctgtgctggggctgggtgagCTCAGCTCCCAGCTGCCAGTGCGCTCGGAGCACACACCACGACACTCAGTCTTGCCTTGACCGCAAACGCAGCAATTTCCTTTCTCAAGTCACTCTGCCTGCCCCAGGCTCCTGTTTGCGCTGGAGGCAGCTGAGGCCCTTCTCAGCCCCTGCGCAGCCTGGCCCTGTTCAGGCACAGCCCCGcgccttcctctcctccttctcctttttatcAACTCGACTGAGCATCCTTTATTACttgtttttgctattttcttatAGAGGGCTGGCTTGGATGAGGGAGACCCACCTCCATCCTCACTGTGGCTTTACTAAGCAGGACCAGCTCAGCATCTGTGTGGAGGAGATGCTGGCAGTTTGCCTCACTCCCACTCCAGCACCCTTGATGCGGGCAGCTTGAATCCCTTGTGTCTCCCCCCTGCACCCTTGGGCTGAAACAACTTTGTGCCCTGTGCCCCTCTGCAGCGAAGAACAGCTGCAGCATCGGCCGTTATCCCAGGGCTGGAGGCGCTGGGGGTGCAAGAGCAGCTGTGGCAAGCCTGGCTGCGGGGGGCTGTGGCGCTGGGGCAgccaggcccccccccccgggaggatGGCAGCGAGAGGGAAGTGAGAGCGGCGGGTGCGGCTGGGCAAGGGCAGGGGATGCCTATTGGGGCCTGCCAGGCTCCCTGGGCCACCCCCTGCACAGAGAGCAGGTGGCTTCACCCAGATTTCCCCGGGGAGCTTCCCAGTATGGAGGAGCTGCCATGGCGTGTGGCTCTGCCGGGATGGCAGCCCACCGTGGGCAGGACCAGGCCACCAGGCGCTGTCCCCCTGCTCTTGATGGCTCGCTGTTGCTGAAGACAGCTCACCAGGTCCTGGCAAGAGCTGAAGCGCCTGCTAGTGTGAGACCCTCCAGCTGGGGTGTCCCAGGGTGGCACATGGCCCTGCTGCACCAGGGGCTCTCGAGAGGCCGCGGTGCCAGTAGCTGGTTCTGCCGATGGCTCCCAACACTCGGTGCGGCGCTACCGGAGGAAGCAGCCAACACATGTGACGGAGCTGCAGCCTGGCGCTGCCTCAACCGCAAACACCTTGCTGTGTGGGCCGGGCCGGGAGCTGCGCACCCGGCGCCGCAGCCGTACCCCCGCCCCGGCAGGAAGTGACAGGCGGCTGCCCACGCCGCGGGGAGCCCGCGGGGAAGGGGCGccgctgcccccccaccccagcagagcCCCACGGGTCCCACTGGCACCCTGGATGAACCCAGGGGTCTGTGCATCCCGGCCACACGTCCCACCGGGCTGCAAGACGGTGGGAGCACAGCATGGGACAAGGCCAGGACCATGGGCCAGCGAGGCCGTGGTGGCTGGTGGTGGCAGGGACTGACTGCGGGCAGTGCTGTCCCCAAGCCCCATggggctctgccccacagctgccccagcccccctAAGCCAGTTATCCCCGCTCAGCATCCTGTGGGCCGCCCAGGCTTGGCCAGTGCTGGATATGCAGGGACACCCATGGGTGCCAACAGCGCTCACCTTCTTGTGTCCGGGCTCCTTCTCACTGGCGTTGGAGGGCTTGCGGCGCAGCATGATGCTGGGGCCCAGTGGCAAGGGTGCAGCGTTCGGGCAGTGCCTGGCACGGTACGTACCGAAGCACCGGCACCGAGGCCGGGAAGCGCACAGGAAGCCGGCGGTCACATGAGAGGTGCTTGCAGCGGCGCGGTTCAGGGTGGCTGGCGGGTGcgcaggctggggcaggaggaaggaaaccCTCCACGAAgctgctgccctgcccagggCCCCCGGGGTGAGGatgcctgcctgcaccctgccagcCCTTGGTGATGCTGCTGCCCCTCAGCGATGCTGCTGGTGGGCACCGTGTCCCCCCACCATGCAAAGGACGAAGCTCCCTAACCCCTCTGCTGTGCCCACTCCCTGTGCCCACTTGTTCTCCTGGCCAGCACATGATGGCCAAGCCCTCTGTATGACACTTGTTCCGGGATGTCCCCCGTGTCTTCTGCATCCACAGGTCCTCCTGGCTGGGCATCAAGCCTGGCTGGGACATGCGCATCGGCACCCTGCCGCTGGCACCCGCAGGGCAGTGGGGATGGCCCTGGCCGGGCTGGCTCTCCTCCACCCTCTTGCTTTGGTCCCCCCATCTCTGTTTCCAAGAATTAAAACCCAACCTTAACGTGCCTCCTTGCTGCTGGTGCTGATTTGGCCGCCCCAGGACAGGGCAGACAGCATGGGCTGGGTGACAGGTGTGGGGCCAGGGGCCACGTAGGGCCAGACCCCAGTCCTGCACCATCCAGTGAGGCGGTGGGCAGGCTGGCAGCACACCGGGCTGCCGTGGCAGGGCACAGCAGCACGCAGGCACCCGCCGGCCTTGCTCATGTTTAATCACAAACGAGcaaataggaaacagaaaaaagaggaagTGAGCGGCGGGGAGAAGAAATGGCTgcggcagggagggggctggcaCGGGGCCGGCTGGCACAGGGTCAGGCCTGCAGCCCCGTGAGCAGcgcggggaggagggaggtgagggTGCCCAGAatggtggtggcggtggtggtggCGGCGCTGCCCAGCGGGAAGGGCTCAGTATTCCTCTGCAGCCAGCGGTACTCCTCCTCCAGCCGCTGCCGCTGCAGCTCTGGCCCCACGCGCGCCCGGATGGTCTCGTAGTAGGTGTTCAGGTACCGGATCTGCAGCCAGGCACcacggggggctgcgggggggctgccCTGGTGGCCTGTCCCCCCTCACCACACACCCCCACCTTGGCCCTTGTTGGCCCTCCTCATCCTTCTATCCCACACCCCGATCACTGGCACCACCCACAGACCCCGTTGCCCCTCTCCATCCACGCATCCATCCCTGTCCCAACCTCACGCTGCAGTCCTGGTTTCCTGCTACATCCATCCCCCCAGCCCCCTTCTTCGCTCTCCCCGTACCCCACATCcctgctctgcctccctgcctcgGGCACCCAGTACCTGCTCTGGTGACAGGAGGCTGAGGTTGATGAGATTGCGGTCGTAGGGTACCAGGGACACCACCTCGAAGGTCAGGAAGGGCTCCTCTCCGCTCTGGTGCTGCCACAGAGAGGTGGCATTGGTGCCTCCAGCCCCACCtggggggtgtccccagccctggcTTGATGCAGCCCCCCCAGTGCTGCGCcacccctgccagcccagccccactgCGCTACCTCAGTCTGCGCATTCACCACGAGAGCAACGTCCTCAATGCGGATCCCGAATTCGCCGTCGCGGTAGTACCCAGGCTCTGGGGGCCGGGAAGGAGCCTGGTGAGTCCCGAGCCCCAGCAactcccccagcccaccccaccccaccccaccccagagAGGCTGGATCTGGCCCCTGAGTTGGTCCAAGAGCTGGACGCCTCCTCCCCTGGCTGGGCTCTGCAGCTCAGGGACATCGCTGAGAGCCCGAGGCACCGGCCGGGGCGGTGGGCGTGCGTACCGATGGAGGTGAACATGCCGGCCGCCAGTGGCACGTTGTTGGACTGGAAGCCCACGGGCCCTGCAGGGGACATGGGGTGGGTTATGGCTCCTGGGGATGGTGTGTGCTGAAGGGACACCCTGACGAGGGCCACGGTGTCACACTGGCAAGAACCGTGTGGCCACCACAGCAAGGACCATTGGATCATCCCAGCAAGGACCATGGTACCACCTGGCAAGGACTGCAGGGCTACCCCAGCAAGGACCACAGGGCCACCCTGCTAAGGACTACGGAGCCACCCTGTCAAGGACCATGGGACCACACCAGTGAGGACTGCAGGGCCACCCTGGCAAGGACTGCAGCACCCTGCAGGTAGGGGACACCCGCCCACAGCAAGAGGCTCAGCTGGGCTATGACAAGCCCCAGATGAGCCCCTGTCCTTGTCTCTGTCCCCTGCAGCTCAGCCCATGTCCCCAGCGCTGGTGCCGGTACCACAGCACCTACACTCATGGACTGAGAGGAAGTTGCCGATGCCATGGCCGGTCCCGTGGCCGTAGTTGAGTCCCACGTCCCAGAGTGCCCGACGGGCGAAGGATTCCACCGTTCTCCCTGGGGAATTATGAGGTGGGATAGGGGCCAGAGAGACAATAAGgcccaccccccctcctcctcttccctctcctcaaGCTCAGCACCCACCTGCCGTGTTGGGTGGGAAGACAAGGCGGGACAGGTCAATGTTGCCCATCAGCACACGGGTGTAGGCTTCCTATGAGGGGCATGGCAGGGGGCTAAGAGTGATGATGCCCAGACAGTCCCCCCAGCACATCCATCCCTGGCTGGGACCTTGGTACTGAGTGCCGCAGCGGGGTGCTGGGCATGGCAGGGGGATGTTGGCTGGCATGGGAGGGGCTGGTACCTTCTGGAGCGGGGTTGGCACACCCCAGTGCACCGTCCGTGTGATGTCTGTCGTCCCGTCCCTGCAAAGGGGGAATGTGAACGGGGGCAATGCAGCCCCAGTGCTGGCTTTGGGGcatggggaggggatggggggctGTGcaatggtggggggggggggtctgcatTAAGGGCTACGCACAGATATTGCCCTCCGGTGTCCGAAAGGTACATCTCGTCCACAGACAGCTTCCGGCTGCTCCCGTTGGAGGGGCTGTGAGGGTAGGGGGGTGGTCAGGGCCTGctcccagcctccagctgccCACTCCCCACCACTGCTGCTGGCCCTGGCCAGGGTTGAGCCATACCTATAGTGGGCCAGTGCCGCGTTGAGCCCACTTGCGGAGATGGACTGGAAGCTGGGCCCGCGGTTGTGCTCCTGGGCCCTGGAAGGCAGCAGAGAAGGAGATGCTGGGGGTCCCCAGCTGCCCTACACTGGGTGTGTGTGGAGATGCGGTGGCAGCACTGACTGGCGGAGTGTGTCGATGTGCTGTGCCCCCGAAAACTCGTCCACCTGCCCCTGAGGGACCATCTTCTCCAGCCACAGCAGGTACTGGATGACAGCCACTGCGTCCCGAACCTGGGGGTGGCCCGGCAGCATCAGGGGAGGGGAGGTGTCAGCACCCCCCTTCCCTTGGCTGCCCCCTACTTCTGCTCAGGGCTGCGGGGACAGGTAAAGCCCTTACGTGAGCGGCtcgcagcagctcctgctccttggTGTTTTTCACAGCCTTGGCCAGCATGACGGGGGAGTAGCTGTcctccagcagcttctcctgcAAGGGCAGGCTGGGGGTGGCATGGCCAGCCACCCCCCTCGTGCCCCAGGGACGGCGTATCCCGTGGTCCCCAAGCCCAGCAGGACACACATCACCCGCGGCCAGGCTCAGCATTGCGGGTGTCAGCGGCGGTGCCACACCTGGGGGATGACGCCGTAGAGGCCGTAGGTGGTGTACTCGGTGCCCAGCCAGATGGTGACGTTGCCCTGGGCGTAGCCGTGGAGGTGGGCGCGTGTCTGCCCGTACTCCTGCAGCTCCACGCACAGCGGCCCGGGGCAGCCCGCCCGCAGGGACTGACGCGCCGCTGCCGACAGCCGCAGCTCGTCCACGAACAGGCTGGGGAAGGGTGCAGGATGGGGTGGGCACAGCCCAAAGTGGGGTTGGTATCCTCCCCGAGCCCGGCCATGTGGGGCACGCTGGCagagaggagggggctggggggctcagaGGGGATGTTGGGATGGGAATGGGATTCGGCCTTGGGCTGCACTCCCCAGGATTCAGGAGGGTGCTGCACCCCAGGGTGGGCTGGATGGGAGGGGTCTGGACCTGGGGAAAATATGGGGCTTGGAGGGGGCACACAATGGGGCTGGGCACTGCAGGATGTGGTGGGCTCGGGGAAGGGGGACAGCTGGGCCAGGGGAGGGTCCTGTGGGTGCTGGCCCTGGAAAGGAAGGAGGGTGGATGCTGAGCGCTGTCCATGTCCCTTGCCCGCAGAGAGATGCTGCCCACCTTATGCTGGTGTTGGTCAGCAGGGTGTAGGAGTAGAAGACAGGATTGTAGGGGATGTCATGTCCACGGAGATTGAAGAGCCCTGCCGGGAACGAGACCAAGCCTGTGCCTCTCAActgccctcccacccccagctctCAGAGCCCACGACACCCACCGCCACGGCACCCACCACGGCACCGCAACTACTCACAGGCTGTCTCCTCCAGCcctgacagcagcacagctgtggggCGTCGAACATGCTGCTCCATCTGCTGTCGGATCCCGGCCACCTTCTcctgccagctgctccctgggaggGGGGCAAGTGGTCGGCTCAGCTCAGGGACCACCATGGCTCCCAGCAGCCTCAGGGAGGATGGCGGTCGTACCTGTGAATGCTGCTGGGAGGGTGTAGATCTCACCGGAGGCTGGAGGGGGTCTCTGGTCACCCCACACTTGATCCACAAGGTTGTTCTCGATGGGGAGCAGGGTCCTGCCAGAGCCGTGCAGAGCCTGGCTGTAGCTGTTCCATGTGTCTGAGGGAGGGGAAGCAGTCCATGGTTGGGAGCACCCAGTAAATCCACACCCGGGAGCTGCCCTCACGTCAGACAGGGTCACCCCATGTGACAGTCGACCCTACcaatggagaagaggaaggggtCCAAGCTGATGTTTCCCCCGACAGGAACCGCCTTCAGGATCCACAGCCCAATGGATTCAATCCAGGCTGCAGGAGAGACCTGGGTGGCACTATGAGGGCAAACCATGTCCTGGCCCATGTTGAGCCCAGATGAGGCCGCGGCTGGCGTTGGGAGGgtcctgggggcagggggaggcagtagccccccagcctgccccccaCTGACTTGTCCTCTGCAGCTCCCAGTTGCAGTCCAGCTGCCGCTCTGCCTGGGTCCAGTAGCGGCTGTCAGTCCATAGGGCAGCCTTGTCCTGTGTCACCACACCGGTGCCTGGAACAGGAGTGGGGGCTCAGGCGTCACCACTCCCCCCTCTCCAGGTGGTCAGCAGGGACCCCCAGGGATCCCCAGCCCGACCTCCTGTGTGGAGCGGGACCATGCCCTGCCCCAAGGATCCACAAGGATGAGGACCAGCAGGCAGCTGGGTGCTGGCCCCCTGAGCAGAGACCCCAGGGTGGTGAGGATGCTCTCACCCGCAGAGCCGGTGAAGCCGGTCAGCCAGCCCAGCCGGGAATCCCGCTCGGCGATGTACTCGCTCTGGAGCCAAGGATGGAGCCGTGAGAGGCGGCCACAGGCACCAGCCAGGGAGCTGGTCCCCGGGGTGTGTAGGCAGGCTGCCTTACCATGTGGGCATCCGTGGAGGGCACGATGTAAGCATGGACACTGTGGGCTCGCATGATGTCCCGCAGAGCGGCGAGCTGTGCCGTTGTGTTGATGGCCGTAGGGGGCAGGTACTGGTGGCACAAGGGGACACATGCTGGGATAGGGGGACGGGACACCAAGCTACagtggtggggctggggaagggggtgaCCCAACACGGGGTGTCCCAGGAACAGGGAGTGCTGGGCGTGGTGGGGCTCACCGGTGGGTCCACGGAGCAGTCCCGGATGTCGGTCCTGGCAGAGGCGGCCTGTGGTGGCCGGCCTGCGGCACagcctggggacatggggacaccctggaGCCTCAGACTGCAGCCCGGGGTCAGGCTGGTCCCTTGCTCCAGCCCAGAGCCAGCTGCGACCCTCATCCCTGGTCCCAAACACCGAGCCAGCCCAGCTTTGGGGCTTTTTGCAATCTGGGCATGGCCAGTGCCCAAGGCATGCCTGGGGACGGGCCCTGGGGGTGCGGTGGGATCGTCACGAGATGCAGCCAGTGCCCACCATGACCAGGAGCTGGACAGGGGTTGGCAGGAACCAGCCCTGAGCATccctggtgctggggctgctggaggacCTGGGCGGCAGCCAGGGTTGTGTTCCAGACAGACCTGGCCTCACCCCGGTGCCACTCTGTGGTACCACCACTGGCACTGCGGCAGTCTGCAGGCAGGGACCTGGCTCTTCATCTCAGGCCAAGGGCACCAGGCTCGGGTCAGTGGGGCAATGGGGGGATGGGTCACCCTTAGCATGGTCCTTAACCATCACCTCCCCAGAGCTCGTCCCTGGGTCAGACAGGCAGGATTAGCCCCTCTCCGCAGCTCGGCCTCCTGCCcaaggcagcagggctggagcagcagagcagccctggctcccTAAGGGAAACCCACCCTCGCTTCACCCAAGTGTGTGGCTCAGACTGCTGCACAACACCCCTACATCCTCCGCGCTGGGACCAGCCTGGTTCCCGGGGTCCCAGGATGTGTCGTCGCCTGGCGAGCCCaccccacctcccagcccagcccctccgACATACCGTGGAGCAGGAGCACCCAGGCTGCGATCCACTGTGGAGGGTGCATGGCTGCCCTGGGGGtgcccagcaggatggggagtgGAGGGGACCTTTCCTCAGTGCCTTGGGTGACAGGTCCTTCCTCTTGCACCTTTGCCCCAGGGGCAGAGGGATGCTGGATGAGAGAGCTAAGGGTAGATACGGAGGTGGTGGTTGTTGTCCTATGCGTTGAAAGTGAATCCTGCCGCTAAATCAAAGTAAACAGCAAAATCAGCACAAAGTCCAAAGATCCTCCTGGAGCAGAGGTggggctgtgccagcacagcctgGCACGTCCCAGCTGCCCCGGGGTTAAAAGGAGGCAagaaggggctgcagggtgctctgCTCCCCTGTGTCCCTCTGGAAACCTCTATCCCCTGGAGCCACGGAGAGCTGACATGGGGGCCTGTGGGGTGAgggtgccggggtgggggggccatGATGCAGGGGCCAGCCGTGTCCCCGAGCCAGCCCTCCTCTCCAGGACACGGAGTGGTGCAGAGCATCTTCCTGGGCCGTGTCGTGGCGGTGCCCGCCTCAGCACCCTGTGGCACCCCCAGTGCTGGGTCTGGCCGAGACTGGTGATGGGGGTTGGGCGCACCCCATAGCAACTGCTAAACATTACAGCTGTCACAGGGAGGCAAAAATGCCCTTCCTCCCTGCAGGGCCTTGACTGTGTGAGCAGGGCTGGAAGCAACCAGAACACTGATGAAACACCCACCCCAGCCTTTGGCTCCTGCAGATGGCTGTGTGTCAGTAACACACGATTTTGCAACCCCTGGCCATGGCTGGACCCCTAATTTATTTTACCTGGCTGTTCTTCCACTGTGGCTTTAGTAATGGGGTTGACAATCACTCACTGACAGGCTTTTTGTTCCAGGGAAAAGCTGATCAGCACCGAGGACCACATCAGAGCCCCTGCTGAGTGCTGAGCTCCCCAGGGATGCCTGTGGGCAGTGCCAGGGCAAAGCGGGGCAAGGAGGGGATGGGAGAGGAGCAAGggacagcacaggcagcagcatggcTGTGGGTCCCACGTGCTTGCAGATGCTTTGGGCTGCATGAGAGGTGGTGGTGTGGGAAAACCCCGAGTGCTCTGGGAAGGGAAGAGGTTTTGTTGGGTCTCCCTGGTCTGAGGGAAGATGGCTGGGGGGCACCCAAAAATCCAGTCACAGGTCCCCCATGAACTGCAGAAGAAGCAGAggtggatgctgctgctgctcctgtctgcCCTGCCCAGACCCTGCCTGTGGGAGAGGGCTCATGGAGGAGCACACGGACCCCTCAGGACATGGAGATGATGTCTGAACAGAGCGTGGAGGGATGGGGCCACAGTGCGTGTGGTGCTGGCACCCCAGCTTTTAGCTGGTGCGATTATACAGAAAAGGGACCGGGCTTTGGAGAGATGGAGCTGAACGTCTCACACCACCTCTAGTGTGTGGGTACGGATTTCTGGGGAGAAGGAATGCATGTGAGGCCTTGAAGGTAAGCACAGGGTAACTTCAGTGCTAGAAAGAGCACATGGTCCTGCTAATGGACTAACAGGAATAATAAATTCAGAGTGCATTGGTGGGCTGGGTTGGAAACTCTGGCAAAGGAGACAACAGCAATATTTTAGCATTGAGCAGCCTTATGTGATCAGAGACACGTTTGGCAGCAGTGGGAGGGGAGCATGTTGGTGGCGAACAGACCGAGCTAAGCCGTGCAGGCCAGGTACCAGCCTGGGCCCAGGGCTCGGGGGCCAGCAGCCACCTCTGAGGGCTGCACTGGGACCCGTTCTGCAGGAGAAGCCCTCTGGGATGTGCCCTTTGTCCCACGGAGCCCGTGAGCTCCAGACCGCCCCAGCATCTGCCTTGCTAAAAAAGCTCATTATGTTAGTCATAAC
The window above is part of the Strix aluco isolate bStrAlu1 chromosome 10, bStrAlu1.hap1, whole genome shotgun sequence genome. Proteins encoded here:
- the SASH3 gene encoding SAM and SH3 domain-containing protein 3 isoform X2, whose translation is MLRRKPSNASEKEPGHKKLSLQRSSSFKDFAKSKVSSPAPSEKEFNLEENIPEDESSSTGPDDAARSSGMKLSKRWRAAISRTMNRKMGRMAVKALAEGKGDVEEEGSPCPLSPASSMEEPSHEKLPLSYLEMEEDGHPSISRQLSSGSEVSSPGPGGSNQDSLRLEESGPAYTGPFCGRARVHTDFTPSPYDKDSLKLRKGDIIGIIEKPPMGTWTGLLNNRVGSFKFIYVDVIPEETAPTRKSRGSSKSKRLKPKTLHELLERINLQEHTSTLLLNGYQTLEDFKELRETHLNELNITDPQHRAKLLTAAELLLDYDTASEPEEGDSPEAQPSPSEPKGDIPRDSGCFEESETLDSSRDEAELGGPEGQLRALSLAESS
- the SASH3 gene encoding SAM and SH3 domain-containing protein 3 isoform X3, yielding MLRRKPSNASEKEPGHKKLSLQRSSSFKDFAKSKVSSPAPSEKEFNLEENIPEDESSSTGPDDAARSSGMKLSKRWRAAISRTMNRKMGRMAVKALAEGKQGDVEEEGSPCPLSPASSMEEPSHEKLPLSYLEMEEDGHPSISRQLSSGSEVSSPGPGGSNQDSLRLEESGPAYTGPFCGRARVHTDFTPSPYDKDSLKLRKGDIIGIIEKPPMGTWTGLLNNRVGSFKFIYVDVIPEETAPTRKSRGSSKSKRLKPKTLHELLERINLQEHTSTLLLNGYQTLEDFKELRETHLNELNITDPQHRAKLLTAAELLLDYDTSEPEEGDSPEAQPSPSEPKGDIPRDSGCFEESETLDSSRDEAELGGPEGQLRALSLAESS
- the SASH3 gene encoding SAM and SH3 domain-containing protein 3 isoform X1, yielding MLRRKPSNASEKEPGHKKLSLQRSSSFKDFAKSKVSSPAPSEKEFNLEENIPEDESSSTGPDDAARSSGMKLSKRWRAAISRTMNRKMGRMAVKALAEGKQGDVEEEGSPCPLSPASSMEEPSHEKLPLSYLEMEEDGHPSISRQLSSGSEVSSPGPGGSNQDSLRLEESGPAYTGPFCGRARVHTDFTPSPYDKDSLKLRKGDIIGIIEKPPMGTWTGLLNNRVGSFKFIYVDVIPEETAPTRKSRGSSKSKRLKPKTLHELLERINLQEHTSTLLLNGYQTLEDFKELRETHLNELNITDPQHRAKLLTAAELLLDYDTASEPEEGDSPEAQPSPSEPKGDIPRDSGCFEESETLDSSRDEAELGGPEGQLRALSLAESS
- the XPNPEP2 gene encoding xaa-Pro aminopeptidase 2 — protein: MHPPQWIAAWVLLLHGCAAGRPPQAASARTDIRDCSVDPPYLPPTAINTTAQLAALRDIMRAHSVHAYIVPSTDAHMSEYIAERDSRLGWLTGFTGSAGTGVVTQDKAALWTDSRYWTQAERQLDCNWELQRTTWIESIGLWILKAVPVGGNISLDPFLFSIDTWNSYSQALHGSGRTLLPIENNLVDQVWGDQRPPPASGEIYTLPAAFTGSSWQEKVAGIRQQMEQHVRRPTAVLLSGLEETAWLFNLRGHDIPYNPVFYSYTLLTNTSISLFVDELRLSAAARQSLRAGCPGPLCVELQEYGQTRAHLHGYAQGNVTIWLGTEYTTYGLYGVIPQEKLLEDSYSPVMLAKAVKNTKEQELLRAAHVRDAVAVIQYLLWLEKMVPQGQVDEFSGAQHIDTLRQAQEHNRGPSFQSISASGLNAALAHYSPSNGSSRKLSVDEMYLSDTGGQYLDGTTDITRTVHWGVPTPLQKEAYTRVLMGNIDLSRLVFPPNTAGRTVESFARRALWDVGLNYGHGTGHGIGNFLSVHEWPVGFQSNNVPLAAGMFTSIEPGYYRDGEFGIRIEDVALVVNAQTEHQSGEEPFLTFEVVSLVPYDRNLINLSLLSPEQIRYLNTYYETIRARVGPELQRQRLEEEYRWLQRNTEPFPLGSAATTTATTILGTLTSLLPALLTGLQA